The stretch of DNA TGTCAGATAGCGCCGCCCCCAGCCGATGCACCCAGTTTTCTAAAGCGGCCAGGGTGGTTGCTGCCGTCCCGCTACCCGCTAATTCGTCTGCCAGCGCCGTCAGGGCAATTGGCTTCAAAGTCACCGACTCCAGCGGCATCGCCAGCAGTTGGCAGGGGGTCTCTTGCCCCAGCAGCGCTGCCGGAAATAGCATTGCCCCTGGCTTAACGCTAAACAGATAGCGCCGCCGACTGGTCAACGCCGTCGATTGCACACTGACTGCAAACAGTGCCAGCGTACCCGATTCAACCCGCCAGCAGGTTTGGGGAGCATCGAGGAAGAGGGGTTCATTGCTGCGGAGATAGTGGAGGGGGGAGGTGATGGGGGTGTGGGTGGTGAGCATGGGTGGATGGGTGGATGAGTGGATGGGTGGATGGGTGGATGGGTGGGTGAGTAGGCAGGGAGCAGATGGAGATTTTTCAGAAGAAGAAGAAATGAAACTTCCTCTAAACCCATCCCCCCTCCTACCCTTCTTCACTGCGAATCAACTGCAAATACGGCCCTTCTTGCCCGCGCAAGTCGTCGTGGCTGCCGCGCTGGACGACTTTGCCGTGGTGCATGACGATGATTTCGTCACAATCGCGGATGGTGCTGAGGCGGTGGGCAACGATTAAACAGGTACAGCCGCGCAGGCGCAGGTTGTAGTCGATGGTGCGCTCAGTTTCGGTGTCGAGGGCACTGGTGGCTTCGTCCATGACCAGAATGGCGGGGTTGTTGACCAAGGCACGGGCAATTTCGAGGCGCTGGCGCTGGCCGCCACTAAGGTTGGCAGCCCCTTCAAGCAGTTCAGCGCTGTAGCCGCCGGGCATGGAGAGAATAGTGTCGTGGATGGCGGCATCGCGGCAGGCTTGGATCAGATTGGTGTCGGGGATGGTGGTATCCCACAGGGTGAGGTTATCGCGTACGGTGCCCGCAAACAGCAGAATGTCTTGCTCAACCATGGCTAGAGAATTCGTCAGAACCGGGCGCGGAATTTGGTGGCGAGGCTGACCGTCGAAGCAGATATCGCCCGACCATGGCTGGTACAGGCCACACACCAGCTTGGCGACGGTAGATTTGCCGCTGCCGCTGCCGCCCACTAGAGCTACTCGCTGCCCCGGCTTGAGGGAAAGGCTGAGGTTGTCAATCAGCGGCGGCGCGGTGCGGTTGTAGCCAAAGGTGAGGTGGTGGAGGTCGAGGAAACCGTGGAGTTTGGGGGAGAGGGGGGAGGGTGGATGGGTGGATGGGGAGGTGGGTAGGTGGGTAGACGGGTGAGCAGTGGCAGTTATTAGGCCAGAAAGCTTGGGTTCTCTCTCAATAAATTCTTGCGGCTCCACGTTTTGCCCACTCGTCCGCTCATCCACTCGCCCACTCCCCACCTCCCCACCCGGCAGCAGCGGATCAATGGGGTTCTGAAGCACATCGTCGAGGCGATCGAGGGTGCCACCGAGTTCTTGGAAGTCGCCTGCGAGCTTGAGCAGCTGGTTGACGGGCTGCATAAACTGCTGAATGAGTGACTGGAAGGCGACGAGCATACCGATGCTGAGGGCTCCGTCGATGACGCGAAAGCCGCCGATGGTGAGGAGCAGCATGGCGCTGAGGCCGGAGAGAAAAGCGGGGAGCATACCCAGGCGCTGGTTAATGCGATCCATCTCTTGGCGGGCATTGAGGGACTTGGCATAGTACCCAGCCCAGCGGTTGAAGAAGTCGGATTCTAGACCTGAGGCTTTGAGGGTTTCGATACTTTGCAGGCCGGCGATCGCAACCCCGCTGACCTTACCCTGCTCCTGCATTAGCCGGGTATTAGTATCCGATCGCTGGCGAGCTACCCAGCGTAGAGCGATCAAATTTACCGCTACCGAGCCAATGCCGATTAGCGTCAGCACCCAGTCGTACTGCCACATCACCAGGCCATAGAAAACCACCATGACGCAGGAAATCGCGGTGGTGGCCAGTTCGCCGGAAAGCAAGCTCGCAAGGCGATCGTTGAGCTTAATGCGGTTGCTGATTTCGCCCGCAAACCGCTGGTCGTAGAAACTCACCGGCAGGTGCAGAATGTGCCACAAAAAGCCGCTCGACATACCCATGGCCAGCTTAATCCGCAACCGCCGCAAGATTTGTAGCTGCAACCGGGTCAGCAGCCCGGTGAGGACAGACGTGACCAACATACCCAGTAGTAAAGGTCGCAACCAGCTACTGCGGCCCTGGATCAAGATCTGATCCACAAACACCTGAGAAAAGGCGGGCATCGCCAACCCCGGCAGCACCAGCAGCAGACCCGCCAGCAGGCAAAAGGCCAGAGCCCGAAAGGAACCACGCAGACGCAGGCGGAGTGATTGCACCAAGTCCCGCCTTTGTCCGCCGGTTGCAAACTCGGCATCGGGAGCAAAGGTCAGCACCACCCCCGTAAACCCCTCGCTAAATTCGTCGAGGGAGACCGTGCGCGGGCCAGTGGCCGGGTCATTCAGGTACACCTTCTGCCGGTGAAACCCTTCTACTACTAAGAAATGGTTGAAATTCCAAAACACAATATAGGGCCGCTCTAGCTGCTGCACAGCTTCTAGGGAAACCTTCAGCCCTTTGCCCTGGAGGTGGTAAAGCCGCGCCGCGTTGAGCACATTTGACGCTTTGCTGCCATCCCGCGAAATACCGCAGGCTTGCCGCAGATCGGCCAGCGATACAATTCGCCCGTGGTAGCCGAGGATCATTCCCAAAGAGGCGGCCCCGCATTCCACCGCTTCCATTTGCAGCAGGGTCGGCGTACGCCGCAGGTCAGGACGGCGGAGGCGGTCTTTGAGTTTGGCGATAAGGTGTTGCATGGGAGGATGAGTAGGTGGGTGTCGGGTGTTGGGTATTGGGTCTTGGGAGAGATAGGGTTGGGTTGGGTATACGGTTCACGGTTTGCGGTATATGGTTCACGGCTCGAATCTTGCACCTTGCACCCGATACCTTGTACCTGCCCCATCCACCCCCTACCCATCCACCCCCTTCACTGGTTCATCGCCAAACCCAGCCCACTGCTTGAGAATCGGTAGCACATAAGAAATGGGACGGCGCTTTTCGACGGTGATGCGCACGGTGGTGGTCATGCCGGGGGTCATGGGCTGGTCGGGGCCTTGGGGGGAGGCCGACCAGCGCAATCGGCTGGGGTTGTTGGGGCTGTAGTCGGTTTGCAGGGTGGCGAAGACGGCAATATGCGGCCCCTCGCCCATGATGCCGGGCAGAATGTCAGGATGGCCGACCAGACGGGCGGCCCCAGCCTGGGTGACGGGAAAGCTCGACACCTCGTCAACCGTACCGAGAATACCGCCGTACTCTTCGCGCTTGACGGTGGTGGGGGTTGCCTGGAGCGTCATACCGACGCTGATTTTTTTGCCGTCGCTGACAGGTAGAAAGGCGACGCTGGTCAGGGGGGTGTTGCTGTCCTGGGCTGCAATCATCGCCACGGGCATGCCTGGGTCAAGACGCTGGCCGGGCTGGGCCATCACCTCGATCACCTGACCGTCGTGGTTGCTGGCGATCGTCCGGTTGCGGCCGAGCTGCTCGGTGAGTTGAGCGATCGTGGCTTCGGTGTCTTTGATTTCTTTTTGGCGCTGGGCCAGGGTAGTGCTATCTTGCTCGCGCTGGGTGGCGGCGCGGGCGTCGAGATCTTGAAGTTGGGCTTGGAGGTCGGCGATACGGTTGAGGTTGTCAAGGTAGTCGCGCTGGGCTTCGGTGTCGCGCAGATCTAGGGACTCAAGCTGAGTTTCAACATCGTTGACTTCGTTTTGCAGCTCTTGGTATTCCAGCTGTACGCTCAGCACCTCTTCTTGGGACATGGCTCCCTCGTCAGCCAAACGCTGCCAGTTCTCCCAGCGGGTTTGATAAATGGGCAGGCGGGCTTGCAGAGTTGTAAGCCGCTGCTGAAGGGTTCGGCGCTCCTGGCGTAGCGATTCTTCGGCGCGGGCTTGCAGGGTAGGGGTGAGGGATTGCTGCGATCGCAAATTCTGCTCCAGTGCCCGCCGCTGCTGGGCGATCGCCCCCTCATCTAGCCCACTGCGCTCGCTGTTTAACCGCTGGGCAGTCTGGTCTTGGATCTGAAGCTGAGTCAATTTCTCCTGGGCCAGCCGCAGCTGGGTCTCTATCTCAGACTGATCGAGCACCGCTAGAATATCGCCTGCCTTTACCCAGTCCCCCGGCTTCACCTCGATCGAGCGCAAGGGGCCAGCACCGGGCGATTGGGCCGTCACCACATCGCTGGGATAAACCAGCACCCCCTGCCCAGTGACAGTTAAGGGAATTTGACCCAGCACGCTCCAGGCGGCCCCGGCACTGACCAACAGGCCCAGGGCCGTCAGCGCTAGCCAGCGCTTGGGGCTAACCACTTGCACCAGCTGATCGAGCTGTTCGGGAGAGGCGCTGCGCTCTAGCGCCTGAGGGCGAAATAGGTTGCTATGCTTTGCCGGTACCATGGTCAAACTCCGGGAGAAAGGCAGAAGAACGAAAAGTGAAGAACGAAGCAAGCGTAGGGTGAACACTGCCCACCAGCCCAAATCGTTCCTTGAGCAGTGGCGGGAGTGTTCATGGTTTTGGGGATAGCTGTCTCGGCTGTACAGTCAGCGCAGGCCCCTAACCAGAGGCGCAAATCCAAAATCTAAAACTGAGCCTGGGTTTGCAGCCGCTGCACCAGCCATTCGAAACGGGCCTCAGCCAGGGCCACCCGTTCTAGAAGCTGGCTATCGAGATCACTGTTAGGGGCCAAAGCGCCCAGTTTTTGCAGCATGAGCTGCTGTTTGCTGGCTAGCAGCAATGCCAGCAGTCGGTAGAGACGAGCGGCAAAGGGGCGATCGTAGAGCAGTTTGGCCAGCAGCCGCCAGCGAGGGATGGTCAGCAGGGTAGACTCTCGCAAGGTGATCGCCCCTACCGCCGCCGGGGCCGAATCCAATAGCAGGGTTTCACCCACTAAATCGCCCCGTGACAGCCGGGCAAATTCGGTCTCTGCTCTATCTGGATCTGGCATGAGGGCGGTCACTACTAGGTTGGGCGGCTGCTCAGCGGCATTTAGGCCCACCGCCCCTTCTAGCAACAAATGCAGTGCATCGACCGGATAGCCGCAGCGGAATAGAGGCGTACCGGGTTTTACAGATTCGACTTGCCCAACCGCCATCATCCAGTCCAGATCGCTGTCGGCCAGTTCGGCAAACACCGTCGCCGCTTCTTTAAGCTGAAGCTGGCCGAGCAGGGCCACGCTGTAGCCCATCTGCGCCGCCCACTGGGTAAGCTGTTGCCGTAGGGTCAGAGCTACAACTCGGTAGAACGGGGCGGCGAAGTCGGCATCGTCGGCCAGCTTTTGAGTGAGAGCGGTTAGGGGAAGCGCCAGAACGGTGGCATCGGTGAGGGCAAACAGGGCAGATTGGGAGAGGTAGGTCGTTACGGCAGGTAGTGCGCCAGTTAGATCCCCAGTGGATAATCGCAGGATTTCTTTAGGGATAGCTTTACCACCCTCATCAGCTGATGGGGCCTCTAGCACCACCGATAGCTGACCGCTCACCACAATCCACAGATGGTTAAGAGGCTGGTTGGATGTGTGGAGGCGATCGCCTGCCTGAAGCGATCGCAGTGTACTGGCCTGTACCAGCCAATCCACATGTTGCTGGTTAAATTCTCGAAGTAGGGGCGTCGTCATGGCGAGATCCTCTTGTTAATACTTAAAGCGGCTACCGACCAAACAGCCGCGATAGCCCGGCAAACACAGCAAAAATTTGGTCTACCGACTCAAAGCCCAACCCAGCAAACTGAAAGGCTCCTGAGGATGTATTAGAGGTTTGAGCCAGCGTAGACCCTGGGCAACCACAGCCGCCCGACTGACCCAAAAGGCTTTCACTTTGATCGAATATGGAACCCGAAATAAAAATATCTAACCCGCCAGAAACCTCTTCTAATTCTGTTAGTGACAGCTCAACGGGGGCGAGATCTAAATCATGCTCTTTCATGGCTTACGAAATCCTGTCTCTAGATCAATAACTGGGTCAATCTTGGCCCACTCAAACTTAGGAAACATGCAGAGACATGGTGGAGCCATATCTCTGCATGGAAGCCCTGTAGACTAGTACGCCGAGTGGTTAGAGGGTTGATGTCTAAGGGGCACTCGTCGTTTGGACAGGGGCTTTTTTACAGCCCGAAGCTAATCACATCGGAGTTACCAGAGGCGGTATCAAAGCCAGTGAGAGAGCTAATGCTGCCAGCACCGTTAGGGCCAGCAAAGCTCACCTGATCCATCTTGATACCCGACTGCTCGAAGAAGCTGCTCGCCCCTTTGAACAGGCTGCTGATATCGCCTAGGCCGCTGACACCCCCACTGCAATCGTCGAGTTCGCCTGCGGAAAGCTCAGTGATGGCCAGGTTAGCGGCCTCTTCAGCTTCGGCAATGATGTCGTTGGGCTTGATCATGTCAGACATGGAAGTTTCTCCTTTTGAGAAGTTGTTTTTTCCGAGTTAGGAAGGTAGGTTTATTTGCCTTCCTGTTCTTACCTATGTCTGACGAAGATGAGCTTATTCACAACGTGAGCGGGGATTTTAAAAATTTTAGGTGTATCTTTAAGCCTGCTTGGCTGGCCTCGATCTACGCAATGATGGAGGCAATTCATTCATAAAATTGTAGAGGCATAGCATGCTATGCCTCTACAGGGATACAGATAAGAATTGGGGCTAAACCAACAGAATTTGGAGCGATAGTGGCAGTATCCAGCCTACGGAGTATTTGACTTAGTAATAGCCTTCTTCTGTGGGCTGTAAGGATATTGGAGTAGGGGCATCATTTTCACTAGCTTTGGGCTTTGCAGACTGCTGCAACTGTCGCGCCTGCTGGTGATAGCGCAGGGCAATTTCGTTTTGCCGTAAACCTTCGTGCAGGCTGGCGAGATCGGTTAAGATTTCGGCGGCCAATGCGCGATCGCACTTTTGGCACAGCATCAGGGCAGCTTCAAAATGGGCGATCGCCAAATCAGTGTGACCTGCACCGCTGGCCAGCCGGGCAATGCGCCTGCGAATCATGATTTCGTAGCTGTTGCCTTCTAGCTGGTGCTGGTGCTGACGATAGCCATCGAGAGCGGCTTCGTAGCAGGAAAGAGCGCACCAGTGCTCGCCCCGTACGGCATAGACTCGCCCCATGCAGCCCAGGGTAATGGCTTCACCCAGTTCGTCGCCCAGTTCGTGGCGCAGGGCGAGGGCTTTCTCTAGGGTTCTAAGCGCCAGGCGATAGCGGCGACGATAGTAGAGGCCCATGCCTAGGGTGTGAAGGGCAGCAGCATAGCCTGCATCGTCTGCTGTATTGTGCAGATGCTGCACGGCTTGGGCGGCGTAGTCGTAGGCCCAGCGGTACTGCTGACGTTGGGCAAACACCACGCTGAGGTGGGTGAGGGTGTGACCTAGGGAAACGGCATCTTCGGCGTGGCTAAAGGCGTTGAGCGATCGCAGATAGGCCCCGGCGGCGCGATCCCATTCGCCCAGTTGGCAGTAGAGCTGGCCCAGGGCACTCTGGGTTTTGCCGGTTTCGAGCAAGGCAGGTACAGACCGTAACCAGGAGAGGTGATAGCGCTGTTCAATGGTCTGTACTACCGGAAAAGTCTGCATCAAAATTACCGGGCGGCTCTGGGTCAGGTAAGCGATCGCAAAGCGGGGACTAAGCATAGGAATGGGGTTGAACTCATCTACCTTCTCTTATGTCTGGAGCAGCCAAACCTATGCAGTGGCGGCTAGTTAGCGATCACTCCGCCGAGCGCTCATTTTTCTACTACCTGAATCAGGGTAGACAGGGCCGCGAGCTGGGTGGTGTCTACCCCGCGCACATCACCGCGCAGGCTGTTCGAGCTTCGGGTGCTGCGATCGATGTCGCCCAGTAGGGTTTCTATCACATTGACAGGGTTATCGTTTTGCAAGCCGATGGGGTCGCCGCTACGGGTGTTGTTGGCGACGGCAATTTGCTGAAGACCGCGTAGGGCATCACGCAGGGGACTGGTGCTCACCAGAGTTAGAATTTCAGCATAACCAGAGCTGCTCAAACACAGGTGAAAGGCTTCGCTGGGGTTGCTACAGTAACTGCGGTTCGGGTCGCGCCCTGCCTCCTGACGGGGAATATCTAGCTGCTGACCCGGTTCTAAGAGTGATTCACTTTCAGGAGCATCCCAATCGGTAGGGTGCAGCACTGACATACTCCCTGAGCTGCCGATGGCTAGCACGGCTATGTAGAGGCTACGAAATTCACCATTGGTCACCGTCACCACAATTTCGCTGCCCGATCGCAACGTCTGCCCCGAGCCCTCTAACCGCTGGGCGATCAGCTCACTCTGACCACCCCGGCCGCTGGCACTGCGACCTACAGCCACGGTACTATTGACCGGCTGCACAACGACATCGACATTGAGGTGAGAGGTGTCGCTGTTGAGCACCGATCGCAGCACCTGCCCCGCTAGCAGCAGCTTGAGCGTAGGGTTAAGCCGTTGAATTGCCGCTGCAATGGGCTCATTAGGCTCGCCAAAGCTGTCGCGAATGGCTGACAATCCCGGCGTAAACAGGCCAACGCTGCCTAACTGGCCTACATTCTGCACAGCCTCGGTAGCGGCGATCGCCAGCCCCTGCTCAGTCATACGCCCCAGCAGGTAGTGGGGACTTTGGCCACTGTCTATTGCGACGGGCTGAATGCGGTTGAAGGTGGCTAACTGCGATCGCGCCGTCTCCAACTCTGCCCCCAAAGAGTTATCTAGACCCACTCGCAGGGTCAGATCGGTCGGCACTCCTCGCACCCGCTCCCGCAGTAGTTGCCCCGCTGCGATCTGCCCCCGAGTGCCATCCGCCAGAGTACCGTAGCCCTCCAGCCCTACCCGCCGGGTTTGCTCAACTTGGCCAATCTCATTGCCATTGCTATCTACGACCGAAAAAATGGCTCCACTCTCAAAGGCTGATAGGCTTTGGGATGACACGCCCCCCAGCCAGAACTTGACCTCGCCACTGGCCTCGGTGCCCACCACCACGGCCTCTGCTGCCGGGGACTGGGGACGGCTAAAAAAGAGTGGCTCTTGCCCAAAGTTGCGCCCTGGCTCTACCTCGTAGATGGGTGACTGCACAATGCGAGCGCTGTTGGCCACATCCCGCGTGCTGCGGGATAGGTCGACAAACACGCGATCGAGCGGCAGGCTACCGGGCTGCTGCCACAGATAGCGGGTCAGCGCGTAGGTAAATGCCCCCGCGTAAAACTGCCCCACCCCCTCACCAAAGGAGGCATCGGCGGCCAGCTGGTTGGCCTGGGCTGACCCGAGCGCTACCCCTCGGGCAATGCCTTTACTGCGCTCGGTCTTGAGCTGAGCATGTGACCAGCCCAACCGCGTCAGCCAGCGATCCTGTTCAGCCAGTTCTAGAGCACTGGGTGCCGCATCGCCTAGCGCTACCTGTGATTCAACGGCTCGCATGATCAGCTCGCCTCGGGTGCCACCGCCGGAGTGGCAGCTGTCGAGCATGACGGTCACCTGGTCGGTTTTGAGGTTTGCCATCAGCAAAAACAGGGTTTTGCCCATGATGTCGTTGACTTGGTTGCCCTGTAGGTTGAGCCGAGCGTCGTGGGGTAGCAGGCTGCCGTTGTAGCCCGATGCCCCATTGGCGATCGCAATCGGGTCGGGGTCGCGCACTAAAGAGCCGTGGCCCGAGAAGTGAAACACCACCACATCCCCCGGCTGGGCCTGGTCGATTAGGTGAGTCTCAAAAGCATCTAGCAGGTTCTGGCGTGTGGCGGCCTGGTTTTCTAGGGTGAGAATATTGGCTGGGTCAAAGCCAAAGCGATGTACCAGCAGCTCTTTTTGCATACGCACGTCGGTGAGGCAGCCTCGCAGGGAAGTGACCCCGGCAGGGTACTGGTTGACGCCCACTAGCAGGGCCAGTTTGCGGGGAGTGGGTTGGGCTAGGGCGCGGGCGTAGCGATCGCCCTGCTGCCGCACATTCATCTGGCTGAGGCCTATGGCGGCCAGGGCAGACCCGGCGACCTGCAAAAACCGACGCCGTTTAAAACTTGACATAGGGCATGATCCTAAAAAGTTAAACAACACAGATGGGCCAGATATGACTGCCATGAACGGTTCTATTCGCTCGATTGGATACAAAGTTATCGGCCTGATTTCCTATTGAGCTAATTGAGCCGATTGAGCAAAGGCGACAGATCTAGAAATTTCTTCGACTGAGTTAAAAAACTACGTAATTAACCTCTGATAAAATGCTTTTTGCCTAACCGAATCCAGGAGATTATTGACGGACTCTTCTCCTTGAGAGTCGCTTATTTGTTGATAAACCAGTAACCCTTGTTGATAGCAGCTCGTTGCCTGTTCATACTGACTCAATTCTTCATAGGCTTTACCCTGCCCAACCCATGCGTAGGCTATTTCACATTGGGGTATAAAAGCATTTAAGTCGCGGGCCTGCTGATAGTGCGACGCCGCTCTAGAGTAATCGCCGGTAACTAGAAAGATATCACCTAGATTTAACAATGCAAACGCAGCCTCCACAGGCAAGTGATCATTCGCAAAGGAAAAGGCCTGTTCGTACCATTCAATCGCCTGGCCGTATTCACAGCGATCGCGGTAGAGATTGGCTAGGTTAAAAAATGTCAATGTGATTTGCTGTTGCTGCCCAAAGAGCAGCCGATAAATGGATAATGCCTGTTGAAAACATTCATAGGCTAATTGAGGTTGATCAATTGCTCCATGGGCTCGCCCCAAATTGTTTAGAATATTAGCTTCACTCTCGCGACGGGAAGCTAATTCACGAGCATCAGAATCGGTAAACTGTCGGATAGCCTGTAACGCTTGCTCAAAGCAGTCAAGCGCTTTCTGAAATTCCTTCAAGTTCCGATAGGTAACCCCTAAGTCATTAAGTGATGCGGCTTCGTTTTTGATATCCTTGAGCGTTAGAGCCAGCGATAAGGCTTTTTCTAGTGTTTCAATTTCCTGTGTAGTCTGACCTTCACTTCGAAATAGCGAAATTGCTTGCCAATAAGATTTGGTAGCTGATTGAAGATCATGAGTTTGAACCTGGCTATCGCCTGTTCGCAGGTATGTAACAGCTAAGGAAACCAGAGCATTATGTTGCTTCTGATTCATAGAGATTACCAAATTAGTAGTGGCTAAAAATTATCTTCATCCAAGGCTTCGGTTTGAGCATTGCCGCCTTCTACCGGATGCAACGTGACTTCGAGGGTGGTCCAGTATTCGGTGTTGCCTTCGCGCTTGACTACAAACTCTGTGGGGTCGCTAAAGGCAGATAGGGCCATATCGCGGCGAAATTTTTGCTGGTCAGCATCCCAGTCGATGCCGGTAGCAAAGCGCAGATCGCAGGTACAGGTACCCACATCGTCTAGGGTGACGTCTTCATTGGCCCGCACGTACACAAACCGCAGAGCTTGGCCAGAATTAGCATCTACCAGCTTAAAAACCGCATCGAAAGCATTGCCGTTTTTGACGGTGAGCTGGCCGTAGCCGCTGCCTACGGGAGGCGTAATTTGGGTGCCCGTGGGTAGCGAAACCGGCAGCCGCAGACTGGGCAAAGTTGCTATCCCCGCCACAGACGTGGATAGGGGAGTGAACGCTGTGCTCGGAGGGCTGGAGGTCAACGACGACAGTATTGCGGCTAAACCACATAGCCCGGCCAGGGCCGTCATTTGTAGCCGTCGAGTGGTGGGGCGAAGCGCGGTGGATGTAGAAGTCATGGGAGAAGTTTTCTGCGGTGGGGGAAAAGAGGCCCTAGGGTCTCTCTGCAAGGTTCTATGGCCGAGACTTGGGAACTTATTCACTAGAACTGTAGATTTACTGCCCTGCCAAACGGGGACGCAAAGCTGACGTTGTCTTTGCAGAAAACTGAATAAGTTCACTTCAACCAGCCATATATGCTGATGTCGTCCCCTAGAGGGTTGC from Nodosilinea sp. FACHB-141 encodes:
- a CDS encoding tetratricopeptide repeat protein, translated to MLSPRFAIAYLTQSRPVILMQTFPVVQTIEQRYHLSWLRSVPALLETGKTQSALGQLYCQLGEWDRAAGAYLRSLNAFSHAEDAVSLGHTLTHLSVVFAQRQQYRWAYDYAAQAVQHLHNTADDAGYAAALHTLGMGLYYRRRYRLALRTLEKALALRHELGDELGEAITLGCMGRVYAVRGEHWCALSCYEAALDGYRQHQHQLEGNSYEIMIRRRIARLASGAGHTDLAIAHFEAALMLCQKCDRALAAEILTDLASLHEGLRQNEIALRYHQQARQLQQSAKPKASENDAPTPISLQPTEEGYY
- a CDS encoding caspase family protein, with translation MSSFKRRRFLQVAGSALAAIGLSQMNVRQQGDRYARALAQPTPRKLALLVGVNQYPAGVTSLRGCLTDVRMQKELLVHRFGFDPANILTLENQAATRQNLLDAFETHLIDQAQPGDVVVFHFSGHGSLVRDPDPIAIANGASGYNGSLLPHDARLNLQGNQVNDIMGKTLFLLMANLKTDQVTVMLDSCHSGGGTRGELIMRAVESQVALGDAAPSALELAEQDRWLTRLGWSHAQLKTERSKGIARGVALGSAQANQLAADASFGEGVGQFYAGAFTYALTRYLWQQPGSLPLDRVFVDLSRSTRDVANSARIVQSPIYEVEPGRNFGQEPLFFSRPQSPAAEAVVVGTEASGEVKFWLGGVSSQSLSAFESGAIFSVVDSNGNEIGQVEQTRRVGLEGYGTLADGTRGQIAAGQLLRERVRGVPTDLTLRVGLDNSLGAELETARSQLATFNRIQPVAIDSGQSPHYLLGRMTEQGLAIAATEAVQNVGQLGSVGLFTPGLSAIRDSFGEPNEPIAAAIQRLNPTLKLLLAGQVLRSVLNSDTSHLNVDVVVQPVNSTVAVGRSASGRGGQSELIAQRLEGSGQTLRSGSEIVVTVTNGEFRSLYIAVLAIGSSGSMSVLHPTDWDAPESESLLEPGQQLDIPRQEAGRDPNRSYCSNPSEAFHLCLSSSGYAEILTLVSTSPLRDALRGLQQIAVANNTRSGDPIGLQNDNPVNVIETLLGDIDRSTRSSNSLRGDVRGVDTTQLAALSTLIQVVEK
- a CDS encoding cyclic nucleotide-binding domain-containing protein, which translates into the protein MTTPLLREFNQQHVDWLVQASTLRSLQAGDRLHTSNQPLNHLWIVVSGQLSVVLEAPSADEGGKAIPKEILRLSTGDLTGALPAVTTYLSQSALFALTDATVLALPLTALTQKLADDADFAAPFYRVVALTLRQQLTQWAAQMGYSVALLGQLQLKEAATVFAELADSDLDWMMAVGQVESVKPGTPLFRCGYPVDALHLLLEGAVGLNAAEQPPNLVVTALMPDPDRAETEFARLSRGDLVGETLLLDSAPAAVGAITLRESTLLTIPRWRLLAKLLYDRPFAARLYRLLALLLASKQQLMLQKLGALAPNSDLDSQLLERVALAEARFEWLVQRLQTQAQF
- a CDS encoding NHLP family bacteriocin export ABC transporter peptidase/permease/ATPase subunit, translated to MQHLIAKLKDRLRRPDLRRTPTLLQMEAVECGAASLGMILGYHGRIVSLADLRQACGISRDGSKASNVLNAARLYHLQGKGLKVSLEAVQQLERPYIVFWNFNHFLVVEGFHRQKVYLNDPATGPRTVSLDEFSEGFTGVVLTFAPDAEFATGGQRRDLVQSLRLRLRGSFRALAFCLLAGLLLVLPGLAMPAFSQVFVDQILIQGRSSWLRPLLLGMLVTSVLTGLLTRLQLQILRRLRIKLAMGMSSGFLWHILHLPVSFYDQRFAGEISNRIKLNDRLASLLSGELATTAISCVMVVFYGLVMWQYDWVLTLIGIGSVAVNLIALRWVARQRSDTNTRLMQEQGKVSGVAIAGLQSIETLKASGLESDFFNRWAGYYAKSLNARQEMDRINQRLGMLPAFLSGLSAMLLLTIGGFRVIDGALSIGMLVAFQSLIQQFMQPVNQLLKLAGDFQELGGTLDRLDDVLQNPIDPLLPGGEVGSGRVDERTSGQNVEPQEFIEREPKLSGLITATAHPSTHLPTSPSTHPPSPLSPKLHGFLDLHHLTFGYNRTAPPLIDNLSLSLKPGQRVALVGGSGSGKSTVAKLVCGLYQPWSGDICFDGQPRHQIPRPVLTNSLAMVEQDILLFAGTVRDNLTLWDTTIPDTNLIQACRDAAIHDTILSMPGGYSAELLEGAANLSGGQRQRLEIARALVNNPAILVMDEATSALDTETERTIDYNLRLRGCTCLIVAHRLSTIRDCDEIIVMHHGKVVQRGSHDDLRGQEGPYLQLIRSEEG
- a CDS encoding NHLP bacteriocin system secretion protein, with product MVPAKHSNLFRPQALERSASPEQLDQLVQVVSPKRWLALTALGLLVSAGAAWSVLGQIPLTVTGQGVLVYPSDVVTAQSPGAGPLRSIEVKPGDWVKAGDILAVLDQSEIETQLRLAQEKLTQLQIQDQTAQRLNSERSGLDEGAIAQQRRALEQNLRSQQSLTPTLQARAEESLRQERRTLQQRLTTLQARLPIYQTRWENWQRLADEGAMSQEEVLSVQLEYQELQNEVNDVETQLESLDLRDTEAQRDYLDNLNRIADLQAQLQDLDARAATQREQDSTTLAQRQKEIKDTEATIAQLTEQLGRNRTIASNHDGQVIEVMAQPGQRLDPGMPVAMIAAQDSNTPLTSVAFLPVSDGKKISVGMTLQATPTTVKREEYGGILGTVDEVSSFPVTQAGAARLVGHPDILPGIMGEGPHIAVFATLQTDYSPNNPSRLRWSASPQGPDQPMTPGMTTTVRITVEKRRPISYVLPILKQWAGFGDEPVKGVDG
- a CDS encoding tetratricopeptide repeat protein codes for the protein MNQKQHNALVSLAVTYLRTGDSQVQTHDLQSATKSYWQAISLFRSEGQTTQEIETLEKALSLALTLKDIKNEAASLNDLGVTYRNLKEFQKALDCFEQALQAIRQFTDSDARELASRRESEANILNNLGRAHGAIDQPQLAYECFQQALSIYRLLFGQQQQITLTFFNLANLYRDRCEYGQAIEWYEQAFSFANDHLPVEAAFALLNLGDIFLVTGDYSRAASHYQQARDLNAFIPQCEIAYAWVGQGKAYEELSQYEQATSCYQQGLLVYQQISDSQGEESVNNLLDSVRQKAFYQRLIT